From one Danio rerio strain Tuebingen ecotype United States chromosome 19, GRCz12tu, whole genome shotgun sequence genomic stretch:
- the si:dkey-211g8.8 gene encoding uncharacterized protein LOC108004533, whose translation MKEKRFLYDGRSNNKNVTTNMPDQPFEVHASWEGCAVEIIINIAKHSTDVLDFSNSAATRPSCFDHYVQIISFLIGFWLKHSKQDIILSVGRFSVRLQASDLYCCPIKEDDKELRLQDKKLSYATLSPSEKFAKKYSETIWNYMVGNHDKVNSLVQTPQDAIAVCAILFSEVIRYPNMLFHNILMMLYYKSWDDFCDHHPMVRGGSWKHQNNDVPAKVKRIEKNNLLFFAKEMMRGGGVLFHVSVSMQLKMQNYETEI comes from the coding sequence ATGAAGGAGAAGAGGTTTTTGTATGATGGAAGATCCAATAATAAGAACGTCACCACAAACATGCCTGATCAACCTTTTGAAGTGCATGCTTCTTGGGAAGGGTGTGCTGTTGAGATAATTATAAACATTGCTAAGCATAGCACAGATGTCTTGGACTTCAGCAACAGTGCAGCAACCAGACCAAGCTGTTTTGACCATTATGTCCAAATAATTTCTTTTCTTATTGGATTTTGGCTAAAACATTCAAAGCAGGATATCATCTTGTCAGTTGGTAGATTCTCCGTACGGCTGCAAGCAAGTGATCTGTACTGTTGCCCAATCAAAGAAGACGACAAAGAGTTACGTCTTCAAGACAAAAAGCTTTCTTATGCAACATTGAGTCCATCAGAAAAATTTGCTAAAAAATATTCAGAAACAATTTGGAACTACATGGTGGGGAACCATGACAAAGTTAATTCTCTTGTACAAACCCCTCAGGATGCCATTGCAGTATGTGCCATTTTGTTCTCGGAGGTCATCAGGTATCCTAACATGCTTTTCCACAACATCCTCATGATGCTGTATTACAAATCATGGGATGACTTTTGTGACCATCATCCCATGGTAAGAGGAGGATCATGGAAACATCAGAACAATGATGTCCCTGCAAAGGTTAAAAGGATCGAAAAAAACAACCTTTTATTTTTTGCCAAGGAAATGATGAGAGGTGGAGGAGTTTTATTCCACGTTTCTGTTTCAATgcaattaaaaatgcaaaattaTGAAACAGAAATTTAA